The segment GAACACCGCGCCGTTCATGCCGCCGAGCGCGTGGGGCACGCAGTAGTAGGGATAGGTCCCCGCCGTCGACATGGTGAAATCCGCCGACGCACCCGAGTTGGTGACCGTGGCAAACGGGCCCGTCGCCGCGGGCGTGGCCATGCCGTTCGCGACCACGCCGCCCTGCAGCGGATGGCTGGAGAACGAGCCCGAGAACGTCACGACCGTCCCCGCCTTCACCTTGATGCACTTCGGGGTGTAGGCGAAGCTCGAGAACGTCACCGTCGTCGCCGACATGGCGGTGAGGTCCGTCGCCATCGACGGCGTGCAGCCATTGATGTTCGCCACGCACTGGCCGCCGTCGCAGATCCCGCTCTGGCATTCGGCATCGCCGCCGCAAGCGTCGCCATTGCATTTCGTGCACGTCGCGCCGCCGCAATCGATGCCGGTCTCGTCGCCGTTCATGATGCCGTCCATGCAGGTCGCGGGGGCCACGCATGCGTTGTTCATGCAGACGTCGCCGTTCATGCAATCGGCGTCGACGTTGCAGGCGACGCAGGTGCCATTGTCGTCGCAAACCGCGCCGCCGCCGTCCGTGCACATGGTCCCGACCGCGACGGGCGTGTGCGTGGGCGCGCCCGCGAGGCACGCGTCCATCGTGCAGGAGTTGTTGTCGTCCATCACGTCCATCGCGTCGTCCTCGACGATCGCCATGCCCATGCCGTCGCAGACGTGACGCTTGCAGTCGCCGGCCATTTCGCCCGAGGTCGGCGTGCCGTTGGCCTTGGCCTCGGTGCCGCAGGTGCCGGCCATACAGGTCGCCTGCTCGCACTCGTTCGCAGGCGTCGGGCAATCGTTCGGCGTGAGGCACACGCCCATGCCGCCGCCCGCGCCGCCCATGCCGCCGCCCGCGCCGCCCATACCGCCGGCGCCGCCCATACCACCGGCGCCGCCCATACCACCGGCGCCGCCCATGCCGCCGGTTCCGCCCATACCACCAGCGCCGCCCATGCCGCCGGTTCCGCCCATGCCGCCGGTTCCGCCCATGCCGCCGGTCCCGCCCATGCCGCCGGCTCCGCCCATGCCGCCGGCTCCGCCCATGCCGCCGGTCCCGCCCATGCCGCCGGTCCCGCCCATGCCGCCGGTCCCGCCCATGCCGCCGGTCCCGCCCATGCCGCCCGTGCTGGCCCCCGTGCCCGTCATGTCGATCTGACCACGATCGACGGTCGCGATGAGCTCGCAGCCCGAAGCGAAAGAGACGAGCCCCGCGGCAGCGAGCACGGCGCCGGTCAGGATCTTTGCGTTCTGCATCTTCATGAGGTGCCTCGAAGGGTAAGGGTCATCCGAACGGCCATGGTACGGCCGGGACGGGAACCGCAATTGACAAATTTTCCCGCGCCTGTCAAGGATCTCGTGCAGCTCGAAACTTGCAGCTCCCACGGTTCACGCGACGAACCGATTGCCGTTCAATTGGTGGATCTGCAATCCGCCGCGCACCCGTCGAAGCTCACGACATTCCCGTCGTCGCACACCTCGCCCGCGTCGAGAATTCCGTCGCCGCACCGCGGAATCGTGCAATCGAGCCGACAAACCGAGGGCGCGCCCAGCGCGACGATCCGGGCCGTCGTGGTGCGATCGAGCACGTTCTTCTCGCCGCTCCCGTCCACCCATTCCCAGCGCTCGATCCCCTGGAGAAAGCCGGGCACCACGTCGACCACCCACGCGCCCGGCGAGGGAAGGCCGGAGAGCGCGGCGCCGTCGGTGTTGTTGTCGAACGTCCAGTCTCCCTGCGCCGTCGCGGGATCGAGCAGCGAGAATTCGCCCTTCCCGTCGTCCACGACCGCGACGAACGTGCCCTCCGGCAAGCCCAAAAACCCCATCTGCACGCGCGCGGGAGGCTGTTCCTGCCCGCTCGTATTCTTGTCCACGCCGTGGACCGTGACGAGCCCGAGCAGGCCCCCGGGCGCGAGGTCGCGATACAAAAACAGCTTGCTCGCCCCGAGCTCCTCGAACCCCGTGTGCGCGCTGGCCGAGCCGTAGTCGTAGAACGAGACGAGCGGCATGGGCCGCGTGATCGGCAGGACGGGCCGCGCGAGCGCGCCCTGCAGGAGCAAAAAGGCCGGGCTGTCGGCGTTCGCCGCGCCCCCGTCGCACGCCTCCAGGCCCGCGTGCACGAAGCCGTCGCCGCAGATCGCCGGCAAGCAGCGCGAGGGGCAATCGTCCGTGTCGACGCCATTGCCGTCGTCGCAGACCTCGCCCGGCTCGACGATGCCATTGCCGCAGCTCAGCAGGGCGCAGCTCGCCGTGCAGCCGTCGCCCGAGACGAGGTTGCCGTCGTCGCAGGCCTCGACGAAGGCCCGGACGATGCCGTCGCCGCAACGCGCGAAGAGGCAGCCGGGGACGCAGGCGTCGGTGGCGACGTCGTTGTGGTCGTCGCACGCCTCGCCCGGGTCGACGAGGCCGTCGCCGCAAAAAGGATCCCCCCGCTCGGCCTCGGGCGCAAAAAGGGCGCTGCGCGCGCCACACGCGGCGGCGAGGCCGAGCAGCGCGAGAGCGGCGAGAGCACGTGCGTGCATGCGAGCGAACCTACCACGAGCGCGCCGCCTCTTGCCGCGCGCGCGGCGCTCCGATAGAGCTTTTCTTCGTGGGTGGACCAGACCCTCGCGTTTCCTTCTCCCTCGCGATCGCGATCACGCTCGCCTCGCCCGTCGCTTGCTCGTCGTCGAAGGACACACCCGACGCGTCGGCGCCCGCGCCCTCGGCCTCACAAGCCGCCCTGCCGCAGACGAGCGCCGCGCCCGCGCAGCCATCGCCGCTCTCGCCGGCCGAACGCAAGGGCGGGGCGATCACGCGGAGCCGGCAGGGGGATGTGCTCTTCGTGGCCGACGAGGATCACAAGGTCCTGCGGAAAATCCCGCTCCCGCTCGCGCCCGGGGCGGCCGTCGCCGAGGTGCCGCTGCCCGGCGCGCCGGCCGAGGTCCTCTCGATCGACGGCGCCGTGCTCGTGACGATCCGCGATCCCGGCCTGCTCCTCGTGCTCCGGCCCGACGCATCGGGCTCGTTCGTCGAGACGAACCGTGTCGCCTTGCCCGCCGACGCTTGGGGCCTCGCGGCGACGGCGGACGCACGTCACGCCTTCGTGACGAGCGCCTGGACGCACCGGGTCTCGAAGGTCGATCTCGCGGCGGGCAAGGTCGTGTGGTCGGCGGACGTCGCGCGCGAGCCGCGGGGCGTCGTGGCGCTCGGAAACGGCGAGGTTTTCGTCAGCCACCTCGTGGGCGCGGACGTGACGCACGTGCGCGAGGAGGCGGGCGCGCCGGTCGTCTCGACGATCAGCGTGATGCCTTCCCCCGCGCGCGCGCCCTCGGGGAAAAAGGTCCACGCGTCGCTCGGGTATTCGCTCGTGACCTCGCCCGACGAGGGGCGGCTCTTCGTGGCGCGGCACGCGGTGGGCGCGCTCGCGCGGCGCTCGTGGTACGGGCAGCCGACGGTGGACGTCGTGCTCCTGCCCGGGAAAAACGGCCACGCGGCGCCGACGCAGCTCGCGGCGATCCACGTGGGCGGGCTGCCTGCGCAGAAGAGCCGGGTCGCGGATCTGACGATGACCGCGGACACGCCCGTGTCGATCCCGGGCCGCGACCGAGGGCCGTTCACGCAGCCCCGCGCGATGGTCTACCGCGCGAAATCCGACACGCTGCTCGTCGCCGGCGAAGGGGACGACGTCGTCGCCGAGCTCGACGCGGTGGCGCTCGATCCGACGCTCGCGATCGTGCGGATCTTCCAGGTCGGCCAGAAATACGATCCGGGCTACGGCGCGGCCGGCGAATGCGGCGCGCCTTCGGGGATCACGCTCTCGCCGGACGAGGACACGGCGTACGTGTTTTGCCGCTCGACCTACGACGTGGTCGCGCTCGACCTCGCGCCGAAGGCGCCAATCGACCCCGTGGTGCGCGAAAGAAAAACCCGGGTCCATCTCGCCGACGACAAACTCTCGGGGGACGCGCAGAAGGGGCGGAGGCTCTTCTACAACGCGACGGATCCCATTCTCAGCGGCGGCCTCGGCTGCGCGGGTTGTCACCCCGACGGGCGCGACGACGGTCACGTCTGGCGCGAGGCGACGTTCGACACCGTCGACGGGCTCGGCACGAACTTCGTGGGCGCCCACGAGAACATCCCCGATCTCGCAAAATCAAAAGGTTTTCCCCGACGAACGCCGATGCTCGCGGGCCTCGTGAACGCGGCCGGGCCTTATGGCTGGCACGGCGAGAGCCCGGACCTCGGCGCGCGCGTGACGGCGGGCATGAGCCTGCATCGCTGGGGTCGCATGCCGCAGAACATCGGCGGCGCCGCGGTGGGCCGCGCCGCGCTCGTCGCCGCGTTCGTGCGGGAAGGTTTGGTCCCGCCGCCGCGGGAGAATCGCGAGCTCACCGAGAAGGAAAAACGCGGGCGCGAGCTCTTCAATAGCGACGCCACGAAATGCGCCCGCTGCCACGTGCCCGAGACGAGCTACACGGATCGCACGCCCTATCCGCTGAAGCGCCTGCCGCCCGTGAGCGGCTTCGACGACGAGACGAAGCAGGAGTTCAAGACGCCCTCGCTCCGGTTCGTCGCCGGCAGGCCGCCCTATTTCCACGACGGCCGCGTCTCGACCCTGGAAAAACTCATCGAGATGAACGGCGATCGCATGGGGAACACGAGCCAGCTCTCCGCCGAGGACCGCGAGGCCCTCGTCGCCTTTTTGAAGACGTTATGAGCCGCGCCCGGATCCTCAAAGCCCTGGTCTTCCTCCTGCTCCTGCCGGCCGCCAAGGCCGAGCAGCCGCCGAGCGAGGAGGAGAAGCCGATCGATTTCGAGCCGATCCCGGTCGAGGAGGGGACGCCGAAGCCACCCACGCCGGCCGAATGGCAAAACGCGGCGCGGGTGAAGATCCACCGCAAGGGCCCGCGCGCCGAGCATTGCCGGGCGTGGCGGGCGCGGGGCTGGCTCAAGGTGCATTGCGACGTGCAGACGACGGCCGCCTCGCTCGTCGGCGGCGCGAGCCGGGGCGTCTCGCTCTGGATGTCCGAGCCCAAGGAGGGCGTGCCCGCGCCGCCGTCGGGCCAGGTCATGTTCCCGATCCGGCCGGGGGACCGGCGGATCTTCGAGCTGTTCTCCTTCGGCGAGACCTATGGCGGCTCCATGGTCTCGCCGGGGCTCGTATTGCAAGAATACTGGATCGAGGGGGACCCGGCGCCGGTCCTCGTTCTACGCTGACAAACGGTTTTTCGGGTGTGGGAGGATTGCAGATGAAGGCTCTTCGTTGGCTCGCTTTTGGCACGGCGCTTTCTGGCTTCGGCTGCGGCGGCGGCGCGCAGGAGGGCGCTGCCGTCGTGAAGGAGCCGGCGCCGGCCGAGGACAAGCCGCAAGCGACGAAGAGCGACCCCGAGCCCGCGACGACGGCCGCCGCGCCGACCGCCGCGCCCGAAGCGACCGCCGCGCCCGCGCCCGAACCCCCGAAGGCGCCCCCGAGCCCTTGCCCCGAGGGAATGGCGTTCATCCAGGGCGGGGCGTACAAGATGGGCTTCTTGAAGAACGAGGCGAAGGTCGCCGATTTTTGCCTCGACAAGACGGAGGCCACGGCGAAGGACTACGAGGCGTGCGTCGAATCGAAGAAATGCAACGAGGCGTTCGTCACCTGCGCGCCCGAGGCGACGTACAAGAAGGCCGGCAAGGAGGACCATCCGATGGTCTGCGTCGATTTCCA is part of the Polyangium spumosum genome and harbors:
- a CDS encoding plastocyanin/azurin family copper-binding protein; the protein is MKMQNAKILTGAVLAAAGLVSFASGCELIATVDRGQIDMTGTGASTGGMGGTGGMGGTGGMGGTGGMGGTGGMGGAGGMGGAGGMGGTGGMGGTGGMGGTGGMGGAGGMGGTGGMGGAGGMGGAGGMGGAGGMGGAGGGMGGAGGGMGVCLTPNDCPTPANECEQATCMAGTCGTEAKANGTPTSGEMAGDCKRHVCDGMGMAIVEDDAMDVMDDNNSCTMDACLAGAPTHTPVAVGTMCTDGGGAVCDDNGTCVACNVDADCMNGDVCMNNACVAPATCMDGIMNGDETGIDCGGATCTKCNGDACGGDAECQSGICDGGQCVANINGCTPSMATDLTAMSATTVTFSSFAYTPKCIKVKAGTVVTFSGSFSSHPLQGGVVANGMATPAATGPFATVTNSGASADFTMSTAGTYPYYCVPHALGGMNGAVFVVP
- a CDS encoding DUF4215 domain-containing protein produces the protein MHARALAALALLGLAAACGARSALFAPEAERGDPFCGDGLVDPGEACDDHNDVATDACVPGCLFARCGDGIVRAFVEACDDGNLVSGDGCTASCALLSCGNGIVEPGEVCDDGNGVDTDDCPSRCLPAICGDGFVHAGLEACDGGAANADSPAFLLLQGALARPVLPITRPMPLVSFYDYGSASAHTGFEELGASKLFLYRDLAPGGLLGLVTVHGVDKNTSGQEQPPARVQMGFLGLPEGTFVAVVDDGKGEFSLLDPATAQGDWTFDNNTDGAALSGLPSPGAWVVDVVPGFLQGIERWEWVDGSGEKNVLDRTTTARIVALGAPSVCRLDCTIPRCGDGILDAGEVCDDGNVVSFDGCAADCRSTN
- a CDS encoding c-type cytochrome — its product is MGGPDPRVSFSLAIAITLASPVACSSSKDTPDASAPAPSASQAALPQTSAAPAQPSPLSPAERKGGAITRSRQGDVLFVADEDHKVLRKIPLPLAPGAAVAEVPLPGAPAEVLSIDGAVLVTIRDPGLLLVLRPDASGSFVETNRVALPADAWGLAATADARHAFVTSAWTHRVSKVDLAAGKVVWSADVAREPRGVVALGNGEVFVSHLVGADVTHVREEAGAPVVSTISVMPSPARAPSGKKVHASLGYSLVTSPDEGRLFVARHAVGALARRSWYGQPTVDVVLLPGKNGHAAPTQLAAIHVGGLPAQKSRVADLTMTADTPVSIPGRDRGPFTQPRAMVYRAKSDTLLVAGEGDDVVAELDAVALDPTLAIVRIFQVGQKYDPGYGAAGECGAPSGITLSPDEDTAYVFCRSTYDVVALDLAPKAPIDPVVRERKTRVHLADDKLSGDAQKGRRLFYNATDPILSGGLGCAGCHPDGRDDGHVWREATFDTVDGLGTNFVGAHENIPDLAKSKGFPRRTPMLAGLVNAAGPYGWHGESPDLGARVTAGMSLHRWGRMPQNIGGAAVGRAALVAAFVREGLVPPPRENRELTEKEKRGRELFNSDATKCARCHVPETSYTDRTPYPLKRLPPVSGFDDETKQEFKTPSLRFVAGRPPYFHDGRVSTLEKLIEMNGDRMGNTSQLSAEDREALVAFLKTL
- a CDS encoding formylglycine-generating enzyme family protein, which translates into the protein MKALRWLAFGTALSGFGCGGGAQEGAAVVKEPAPAEDKPQATKSDPEPATTAAAPTAAPEATAAPAPEPPKAPPSPCPEGMAFIQGGAYKMGFLKNEAKVADFCLDKTEATAKDYEACVESKKCNEAFVTCAPEATYKKAGKEDHPMVCVDFQQAIDYCGSQGKRLPSDEEWEWAARGGEEGRVYPWGNEAPKDQLCWSGGKEGLLKGTCPVAAHPAGASKDGLLGLAGNVFEWTTSVQDSRTKDRVGRGASWRDGIPNMFRNERPGRFQVTYRCGFLGIRCAMPPRAAAGQ